The proteins below come from a single Hirundo rustica isolate bHirRus1 chromosome 6, bHirRus1.pri.v3, whole genome shotgun sequence genomic window:
- the ZFYVE21 gene encoding zinc finger FYVE domain-containing protein 21 isoform X1 encodes MSGGDAKKLVRSPSGLRMVPEHRAARSPFGLDEPPWVPDKECPRCMQCDTKFDFITRKHHCRRCGKCFCDKCCSKKVPLPRMCFVDPVRQCAECALVSQKETEFYDKQLKVLMNGATFFVTLGTSDKSELMVCRLSNNQRYLVLDGDSHYEIEIIQISTVQILTEGFTPGEKDIHTYTSLLESPPVTEGGNTRAIGMILQYKVPGSEEVTQMKFIAGEDFSCNKKLSAAWLAAMHKATKLLYESRDQ; translated from the exons ATGTCGGGCGGCGACGCGAAGAAGCTGGTGCGCTCCCCCAGCGGGCTGCGCATGGTGCCCGAGCACCGCGCCGCCCGCAGCCCCTTCGGCCTCGACGAGCCGCCCTGGGTGCCCGACAAGGAG TGCCCAAGATGTATGCAGTGTGATACAAAATTTGACTTCATAACTAGAAAG CATCACTGCCGGAGGTGTGGGAAGTGTTTCTGTGACAAGTGCTGCAGTAAAAAAGTGCCTCTGCCTCGCATGTGCTTCGTGGACCCCGTGCGCCAGTGTGCGGAGTGTGCCCTGGTCTCGCagaaagagacggagttctACGACAAACAGCTCAAAGTGCTCATGAACG GTGCTACATTCTTTGTAACTCTGGGAACATCTGATAAATCTGAGCTCATGGTTTGTCGACTTTCCAACAACCAGAG ATATCTGGTTTTGGATGGAGACAGCCATTATGAAATTGAAATTATACAGATTTCAACTGTTCAGATACTTACAGAGGGATTTACTCCTGGAG AAAAAGATATTCACACTTACACCAGCCTTCTGGAGAGCCCGCCTGTTACTGAAG GAGGCAACACTCGTGCCATAGGGATGATCCTGCAGTACAAGGTCCCAGGGTCGGAGGAGGTGACGCAGATGAAGTTTATTGCTGGTGAAGACTTCAGCTGTAACAAAAAGCTGtcagcagcctggctggcagCCATGCATAAG
- the ZFYVE21 gene encoding zinc finger FYVE domain-containing protein 21 isoform X2: MSGGDAKKLVRSPSGLRMVPEHRAARSPFGLDEPPWVPDKECPRCMQCDTKFDFITRKHHCRRCGKCFCDKCCSKKVPLPRMCFVDPVRQCAECALVSQKETEFYDKQLKVLMNGATFFVTLGTSDKSELMVCRLSNNQRYLVLDGDSHYEIEIIQISTVQILTEGFTPGGGNTRAIGMILQYKVPGSEEVTQMKFIAGEDFSCNKKLSAAWLAAMHKATKLLYESRDQ; the protein is encoded by the exons ATGTCGGGCGGCGACGCGAAGAAGCTGGTGCGCTCCCCCAGCGGGCTGCGCATGGTGCCCGAGCACCGCGCCGCCCGCAGCCCCTTCGGCCTCGACGAGCCGCCCTGGGTGCCCGACAAGGAG TGCCCAAGATGTATGCAGTGTGATACAAAATTTGACTTCATAACTAGAAAG CATCACTGCCGGAGGTGTGGGAAGTGTTTCTGTGACAAGTGCTGCAGTAAAAAAGTGCCTCTGCCTCGCATGTGCTTCGTGGACCCCGTGCGCCAGTGTGCGGAGTGTGCCCTGGTCTCGCagaaagagacggagttctACGACAAACAGCTCAAAGTGCTCATGAACG GTGCTACATTCTTTGTAACTCTGGGAACATCTGATAAATCTGAGCTCATGGTTTGTCGACTTTCCAACAACCAGAG ATATCTGGTTTTGGATGGAGACAGCCATTATGAAATTGAAATTATACAGATTTCAACTGTTCAGATACTTACAGAGGGATTTACTCCTGGAG GAGGCAACACTCGTGCCATAGGGATGATCCTGCAGTACAAGGTCCCAGGGTCGGAGGAGGTGACGCAGATGAAGTTTATTGCTGGTGAAGACTTCAGCTGTAACAAAAAGCTGtcagcagcctggctggcagCCATGCATAAG